In Halobacillus amylolyticus, the following proteins share a genomic window:
- the parE gene encoding DNA topoisomerase IV subunit B, with protein MSKQNQTYSDDSIQVLEGLEAVRKRPGMYIGSTDQRGLHHLVFEIVDNAVDEALAGFGEQMTVTLHKDGSVSVKDEGRGMPTGMHKTGKPTPEVILTVLHAGGKFGQGGYKSSGGLHGVGASVVNALSEWLEVHICRDGEKFYQRFERGGIPVTSLENKGATRKTGTTIRFKPDETVFSVKKFNFETLSERLREAAFLLKGFRINLVDEREDIKESYQYNDGIESFVAYLNEEKDTLHPIVSFEGQHATIEVDFSFQFNDGFAESILSFVNNVRTKDGGTHESGSKSALTRVFNDYARRAQLLKEKDKNLEGNDIREGFTAIISLRIPEELLQFEGQTKSKLGTSEARSAVDAVVAEQLSYFLEENPDIASMLIKKAIRAKEAREAARKAREDARSGKKKKRKDALLSGKLTPAQSKNAEKNELYLVEGDSAGGSAKQGRDRKFQAVLPLRGKVINTEKAKIADIFKNEEISTIINTIGAGVGGDFTLEDCNYDKIVIMTDADTDGAHIQVLLLTFFYRYMRPLVEAGKIFIALPPLFKVSKGKGKKERTEYAWDEKGMQKLLKEFKNGYTIQRYKGLGEMNAGQLWETTMNPETRTLIRVTIDDLARVERRVTTLMGDKVEPRRKWIESHVAFGLEDEANILENDKIQT; from the coding sequence TTGTCGAAACAAAATCAGACGTACTCAGATGATTCCATACAAGTATTAGAGGGGCTGGAGGCCGTACGGAAGCGGCCAGGGATGTATATCGGGTCCACTGATCAACGAGGTTTGCATCATTTAGTTTTTGAAATTGTAGACAATGCTGTTGATGAGGCATTGGCTGGGTTCGGAGAGCAAATGACGGTCACTCTTCATAAAGATGGAAGTGTATCTGTGAAGGATGAAGGCCGTGGAATGCCTACAGGAATGCACAAAACAGGGAAGCCTACACCTGAAGTTATTCTTACCGTACTTCACGCAGGTGGTAAGTTCGGTCAAGGTGGATATAAATCAAGCGGAGGATTACATGGTGTTGGCGCATCCGTTGTCAACGCTCTTTCCGAGTGGTTAGAAGTGCATATTTGCCGGGACGGCGAGAAATTTTATCAACGATTTGAGCGTGGTGGAATTCCTGTAACTTCCCTTGAAAATAAGGGTGCCACAAGAAAGACTGGGACGACGATTCGGTTTAAGCCCGATGAAACGGTTTTTTCAGTGAAAAAATTCAACTTTGAAACATTATCGGAACGATTGCGGGAAGCCGCTTTTTTATTGAAAGGGTTTCGGATAAATTTAGTAGATGAGCGTGAGGACATAAAAGAATCTTATCAATATAACGACGGGATCGAATCCTTTGTCGCCTACTTGAATGAGGAGAAGGATACCCTTCATCCTATTGTCTCGTTTGAGGGTCAACATGCAACTATTGAAGTAGACTTTTCTTTTCAGTTCAATGATGGATTTGCAGAAAGCATTCTTTCCTTTGTTAACAATGTACGCACAAAAGATGGCGGTACACACGAGTCAGGTTCTAAATCTGCTCTAACGCGCGTGTTTAATGACTATGCAAGAAGAGCACAGTTGTTAAAGGAAAAAGATAAAAATTTAGAAGGAAACGATATCCGTGAAGGATTCACAGCCATCATTTCATTAAGAATTCCTGAAGAGCTTTTGCAGTTTGAAGGACAAACGAAAAGTAAACTTGGTACATCGGAAGCCCGCTCAGCCGTCGATGCTGTCGTCGCAGAACAACTTTCCTACTTCCTTGAGGAAAACCCAGATATCGCATCCATGCTGATTAAAAAAGCGATTCGGGCTAAGGAAGCAAGAGAAGCGGCTAGAAAGGCGCGGGAGGATGCCAGGTCAGGGAAGAAAAAGAAACGGAAGGATGCCTTGTTGAGCGGAAAGCTGACTCCAGCTCAATCGAAAAATGCAGAGAAGAATGAATTGTACCTCGTTGAGGGTGATTCGGCAGGCGGTTCTGCTAAACAAGGACGTGACCGCAAGTTTCAGGCCGTGCTTCCTTTACGGGGTAAGGTCATTAATACTGAAAAGGCGAAGATTGCTGATATATTCAAAAACGAAGAGATCTCAACGATTATTAATACCATTGGTGCAGGGGTCGGGGGAGATTTTACGTTAGAAGACTGCAATTATGATAAGATTGTTATCATGACTGATGCCGATACGGATGGGGCGCATATTCAAGTGCTCTTGCTGACGTTCTTTTATCGGTACATGCGTCCATTAGTGGAAGCAGGCAAAATATTTATTGCTCTCCCACCACTTTTTAAAGTATCAAAAGGAAAGGGAAAGAAAGAGAGAACCGAATATGCCTGGGATGAAAAAGGCATGCAAAAACTCCTGAAAGAGTTTAAAAATGGTTATACGATTCAAAGATATAAAGGTCTAGGTGAGATGAACGCCGGTCAGCTATGGGAAACGACAATGAATCCGGAAACGAGAACGCTCATTCGTGTAACGATTGATGATCTTGCTCGGGTAGAACGTCGGGTGACAACGCTGATGGGGGATAAAGTGGAACCTCGCCGCAAATGGATTGAATCCCACGTTGCTTTTGGTCTTGAAGACGAAGCAAACATTTTAGAAAACGATAAAATTCAGACATAA
- a CDS encoding CoA-binding protein — translation MFTNPDQEQIKKLLRDSKTIAVVGLSDKPHRTSYQVSEAMQRAGYKIIPVNPTITESLGEKSYQRLSDVDQPIDIVNVFRRSDFLPKIAQEAADIDFKAFWGQQGVIHEEAYEALKNHDGLVIMDMCIKVAHAILGEK, via the coding sequence ATGTTTACCAATCCAGATCAGGAGCAAATAAAGAAACTGTTGAGGGATTCAAAAACCATTGCTGTTGTCGGACTGTCTGATAAGCCCCATCGAACGTCCTATCAAGTAAGTGAAGCTATGCAGCGTGCCGGTTATAAAATAATCCCAGTAAATCCTACGATTACAGAATCTCTTGGGGAAAAATCTTATCAACGGCTGAGTGACGTAGATCAGCCGATTGATATTGTTAATGTGTTCAGAAGATCTGATTTCTTGCCTAAGATAGCTCAAGAAGCAGCTGATATTGATTTTAAGGCATTCTGGGGGCAGCAAGGTGTCATTCATGAAGAGGCCTACGAAGCATTAAAAAATCATGACGGCCTCGTCATTATGGATATGTGTATCAAAGTGGCCCACGCGATTTTGGGCGAAAAATGA
- a CDS encoding ABC transporter permease/substrate-binding protein, translated as MNTFIEVYQQRQDVFYEKIWEHLQISIIALVIATLISVPLGLLLTRNKRVAEPIIGVTAIMQTIPSLAVLAFLIPFFGIGKTPAIIALTAYGLLPIIRNTYTGIKEVSPALKEAATGMGMSSFKRLSKVELPLAMPVIMAGIRTSMVLIVGTTTIAALIGAGGLGDLILLGLDRGGDINLILLGAIPAALLAIILDFILRLFERTSAKSGFRSLVSLLVIAALVAVGPLAFGGKAKNDLVIGGKIGSEPAILINMYKMLIEEETDLNVGLQPNLGKTDLVFSALQEGSIDIYPEFTGTALVSLLGQQAESNDPEEVYQQAKQGMAEEYNLAFLQPMQFNNTYAVATTQELAEQYNLETIGDLKPIENQITAGFTLEFKDRQDGYQGMKEVYNLNFGEVITMDPGLRQGAISSGEVDVIDAYATAGYMIDLNLKVLEDPKNLFPPYQGAPLMRQETLNKYPQLADVLNQLGGKITGDQMRQMNYEVSFEDRDPAKVAREYLVSEGLLEE; from the coding sequence ATGAATACATTTATAGAAGTATATCAACAAAGACAAGATGTTTTTTATGAAAAAATATGGGAGCATTTGCAAATTTCTATTATTGCATTAGTCATCGCCACATTAATTTCTGTTCCACTTGGTCTTTTATTGACAAGAAACAAACGGGTTGCTGAGCCTATTATTGGGGTCACTGCTATTATGCAAACCATACCGAGCCTAGCCGTATTAGCCTTTCTTATTCCGTTTTTTGGAATTGGTAAAACACCAGCTATCATTGCATTAACAGCTTATGGGCTTCTGCCTATTATAAGGAATACGTACACAGGTATTAAAGAAGTCAGTCCCGCTTTAAAGGAAGCGGCTACAGGGATGGGCATGAGTTCATTTAAACGATTATCAAAGGTTGAACTTCCGTTAGCTATGCCAGTTATTATGGCTGGTATTCGTACATCAATGGTATTAATAGTTGGAACAACAACAATTGCAGCATTGATCGGGGCGGGAGGATTGGGTGATTTGATCCTGCTCGGACTTGACCGAGGCGGTGATATTAACTTAATTCTTTTAGGTGCCATACCAGCAGCATTATTAGCCATCATACTAGATTTTATTCTTCGTTTGTTTGAACGAACCTCTGCGAAATCCGGCTTCCGCTCCCTTGTCAGTTTACTCGTTATTGCAGCGCTTGTTGCAGTTGGTCCACTTGCCTTTGGGGGGAAAGCTAAGAATGATCTCGTTATCGGTGGGAAAATCGGTTCAGAACCAGCCATATTAATTAATATGTATAAAATGCTGATTGAGGAAGAAACAGATTTGAATGTAGGATTACAACCCAATTTAGGTAAAACTGACCTTGTGTTTAGTGCCCTGCAGGAAGGGAGTATTGACATTTATCCAGAGTTTACGGGAACGGCGCTTGTTTCCTTGTTAGGTCAACAGGCGGAGAGCAACGATCCCGAGGAAGTTTACCAGCAAGCGAAACAGGGCATGGCTGAGGAATATAACCTAGCCTTCCTGCAGCCGATGCAATTTAATAACACGTATGCGGTGGCTACAACTCAAGAGTTGGCTGAGCAGTATAATTTAGAGACCATCGGCGACTTAAAGCCTATAGAAAATCAAATTACTGCCGGTTTCACGTTGGAATTTAAGGATAGGCAGGATGGTTATCAAGGGATGAAAGAAGTCTATAATCTTAATTTTGGGGAAGTCATTACGATGGATCCTGGCTTAAGACAAGGGGCGATCTCAAGCGGTGAAGTCGATGTCATTGACGCTTATGCGACTGCCGGGTATATGATTGACCTTAATCTAAAAGTACTAGAAGATCCAAAAAATTTGTTCCCGCCATACCAAGGTGCACCATTGATGAGACAGGAAACTCTTAATAAATATCCTCAACTTGCAGATGTGCTAAATCAATTAGGCGGAAAAATCACAGGGGATCAAATGCGTCAAATGAACTATGAGGTAAGTTTTGAAGATCGTGACCCAGCTAAAGTAGCACGTGAATACCTTGTTAGTGAAGGATTACTTGAGGAATAA
- a CDS encoding ABC transporter ATP-binding protein has protein sequence MITFNDVTKTYPDGTTAIKSIQLEVQEGELLVLIGPSGCGKTTTMKMINRLIEPTEGAVMIHNQDIREYNIHELRWNIGYVLQEIALFPHMTIEENISIVPEMKKWKKQKLTNRIDELMNMVGLAPETYRKRQPSELSGGEQQRVGVLRALAADPDIILMDEPFSALDPISREHLQKDIRKLQQEIKKTIVFVTHDIDEAMAIGDRVCLMKEGEIIQLDKPQNLILHPASSFVEDFIGERKSPWQTAIDVIINQTRSQVYTTEDHEAGIVPNQGTYAIKDREDQLAYGVHNGDKVDLPLLQHGMTLREATQVFENTDYVVLPVVNHGELIGTLSYRDMVLYLKKQMKVTNGVVQT, from the coding sequence ATGATTACGTTCAATGATGTAACAAAAACATATCCTGATGGAACCACTGCCATCAAATCCATTCAACTGGAGGTTCAGGAAGGGGAACTACTTGTTTTAATTGGTCCTAGTGGATGCGGCAAAACAACAACGATGAAAATGATTAATCGCTTAATAGAGCCTACAGAAGGAGCTGTTATGATACATAATCAAGATATAAGGGAGTATAACATCCATGAGCTCCGTTGGAATATTGGTTATGTATTACAGGAAATTGCACTATTTCCACATATGACAATAGAAGAGAACATTTCTATTGTCCCAGAAATGAAGAAGTGGAAAAAACAAAAGCTCACAAATCGGATTGACGAATTAATGAATATGGTCGGGCTCGCGCCTGAGACTTATAGAAAACGACAGCCGAGCGAACTATCTGGAGGGGAGCAGCAAAGAGTGGGGGTGCTTCGTGCCTTAGCGGCTGATCCAGACATTATCCTAATGGATGAGCCTTTTAGCGCACTAGACCCTATCAGCAGAGAACACCTGCAAAAGGATATTCGCAAGTTGCAGCAGGAAATTAAAAAAACAATTGTTTTTGTTACCCACGACATTGATGAGGCGATGGCTATTGGTGATCGCGTCTGCTTAATGAAAGAAGGAGAGATCATCCAGCTTGATAAACCACAAAATTTAATTTTACACCCCGCAAGTTCCTTTGTTGAGGATTTCATAGGTGAAAGAAAGTCTCCATGGCAAACAGCTATCGATGTCATTATTAATCAGACGAGGTCACAAGTCTATACGACAGAAGATCATGAAGCAGGGATCGTTCCGAATCAAGGGACGTATGCAATTAAAGACAGGGAAGATCAGCTTGCTTACGGTGTCCACAATGGAGATAAAGTAGATCTGCCGCTCCTGCAGCATGGAATGACTTTAAGAGAGGCAACCCAGGTTTTTGAAAATACAGACTATGTAGTTCTCCCAGTCGTAAATCATGGGGAATTGATTGGAACGTTATCGTATAGGGACATGGTGCTTTACCTCAAGAAACAAATGAAGGTGACTAACGGGGTGGTGCAGACATGA
- a CDS encoding glycosyl hydrolase family 18 protein, translating to MKSSRKKTLIWVVTLGMLITCLILWLYPFPSSKKVAFSPSAYPLFYEGDRSEQFNGMIKKDRLYVPVDYIKNVVDPHIVYDEKSQSLIITKAQNVYQIPQSEVFYRKNDRKIDHPYQPLIREDGQRWLAADFLQDIYALSVKTYTNGAVHILPHGFEKKTATVKSDLKEYMYDIRSDPTVTTPYYTSLQALDKVQVLQEDSGFYLIVTNKGYTGYISQDALTIEGEATVKTRIAPEETVKVTELTPPIHLAWDGIYTQEANPEEVRQYPSVDVLAPTWFTLSNENGDIQSLAAASYVQSAHANGDKVWALFSNGFDPELTSMVLPSYKKRSHMIEQLLQYAKQYKLDGLNLDFENVYEEDGKWFTQFVRELTPRAHKQGLVVSVDVTFISSSGQWSGFYERAELAEAADFIAVMAYDEHWATSSTAGSVASLPWVENNLQTLLEEVPNEQLLLGIPLYTRLWEEKNGEVSSTSMTMDEAEQWVEANGLTPELDESSGQHFVHTTKDGTTYKMWLENETSLKKRIELMRKYDLGGIASWSVYFANEDTWAFIDEQLKLSE from the coding sequence ATGAAATCATCACGTAAGAAAACATTGATCTGGGTCGTCACGTTAGGCATGCTTATTACCTGTCTTATTTTATGGCTATACCCTTTTCCTTCGTCAAAAAAGGTTGCTTTTTCCCCTTCAGCCTATCCGCTCTTTTACGAAGGAGATCGTTCCGAACAGTTCAACGGTATGATAAAAAAAGATCGTTTATATGTACCAGTTGATTACATCAAAAATGTGGTTGATCCCCATATCGTCTACGATGAGAAAAGCCAATCTTTAATTATAACTAAGGCACAAAATGTCTATCAAATCCCGCAGTCGGAAGTCTTTTACCGAAAGAACGATAGAAAGATAGATCACCCTTACCAGCCATTAATTCGGGAGGACGGTCAGCGATGGCTGGCAGCTGATTTTTTGCAAGACATCTATGCCCTCTCGGTAAAAACGTACACAAACGGGGCCGTTCATATTTTACCGCATGGATTTGAAAAGAAAACTGCGACCGTTAAAAGTGATCTAAAAGAATATATGTATGATATAAGAAGTGATCCTACCGTAACGACACCCTATTATACCAGTCTTCAGGCATTAGACAAGGTACAAGTTTTGCAAGAAGACAGTGGCTTTTATCTTATTGTCACGAATAAGGGGTACACAGGCTACATTTCACAAGATGCTCTTACAATAGAAGGAGAAGCAACTGTGAAAACACGTATAGCTCCTGAGGAAACGGTGAAGGTAACCGAGCTCACGCCACCGATTCATTTAGCATGGGATGGCATTTATACACAAGAGGCAAATCCTGAGGAGGTCCGGCAATATCCAAGTGTAGATGTGCTGGCGCCTACATGGTTTACCCTTTCGAACGAGAATGGAGATATCCAAAGTTTAGCTGCCGCTTCATACGTTCAATCTGCTCACGCAAATGGCGACAAAGTTTGGGCGCTTTTCTCTAATGGCTTTGATCCAGAGCTTACCTCAATGGTACTGCCTTCATACAAAAAGAGGTCACACATGATTGAACAACTTTTACAGTATGCAAAGCAATACAAGCTGGATGGACTGAATTTAGACTTTGAAAATGTATATGAAGAGGACGGAAAGTGGTTTACTCAATTCGTAAGGGAGCTTACTCCTCGGGCCCATAAGCAAGGGTTAGTGGTATCTGTCGATGTAACCTTTATCTCGAGCAGCGGCCAGTGGTCTGGATTTTATGAGCGAGCGGAACTTGCTGAAGCAGCTGATTTTATTGCGGTGATGGCTTACGACGAGCACTGGGCAACATCGTCTACGGCAGGCAGTGTCGCTAGTCTTCCATGGGTTGAAAACAACTTGCAAACCTTACTTGAGGAAGTTCCAAATGAGCAATTACTTCTTGGCATCCCTTTATACACACGGTTATGGGAGGAAAAGAATGGGGAAGTGAGTTCAACCTCGATGACAATGGATGAAGCAGAACAGTGGGTGGAGGCCAATGGGCTTACACCTGAACTTGATGAGTCGTCCGGCCAACATTTTGTTCATACAACAAAAGATGGGACGACCTACAAGATGTGGCTTGAGAATGAAACGTCATTGAAAAAGCGCATTGAATTAATGAGGAAGTACGATCTGGGAGGAATTGCTTCTTGGAGTGTATATTTTGCTAATGAAGACACATGGGCCTTTATAGATGAACAATTAAAATTAAGTGAATGA
- the plsY gene encoding glycerol-3-phosphate 1-O-acyltransferase PlsY, producing the protein MDYVIYILIAYLLGAIPSGLIVGKVGYGIDIREHGSGNLGGTNTFRVLGVKAGLLVTSADILKGTIATALPFFMGADVITLIIGIFAVLGHMYPVFAGFKGGKAVATSGGVILGINPIIFVIILATFFLVLYISKYVSLSSMITGTVAVVVSILFQDYGLSILITLLTIFVIYRHLANIKRIINKTEPKITWM; encoded by the coding sequence ATGGACTACGTCATTTATATCCTCATTGCTTACTTACTAGGAGCAATTCCCTCAGGTCTAATTGTTGGTAAAGTTGGCTATGGTATCGATATTCGTGAACACGGAAGCGGAAATCTTGGGGGAACAAACACCTTTCGTGTATTAGGGGTTAAAGCTGGGTTGCTTGTTACCAGCGCTGATATATTAAAAGGAACGATCGCGACGGCCCTTCCTTTCTTTATGGGAGCGGATGTCATCACTCTTATCATCGGAATATTTGCTGTTTTAGGGCACATGTATCCAGTATTTGCCGGATTTAAAGGTGGAAAAGCTGTAGCAACGTCTGGCGGGGTTATTTTAGGAATCAACCCTATTATTTTTGTTATTATTCTTGCTACCTTCTTTCTTGTCCTTTATATTAGCAAATATGTATCGTTATCCTCTATGATTACGGGGACTGTCGCTGTAGTTGTTTCTATTCTGTTTCAAGACTACGGACTATCTATTCTCATCACGCTTTTAACTATATTCGTTATCTACCGTCACCTCGCAAATATTAAACGGATCATCAACAAAACCGAACCTAAAATTACATGGATGTAA
- the folE2 gene encoding GTP cyclohydrolase FolE2, with protein sequence MNKTELNKNKQLPSKKERHKLFGSVDPGPRTKPEEKDKMVDLQNSREDFLFNIDMVGISNVKHPIQIPSQLAPQIQTTIGTFSFGSSIAQGSKGTNMSRFTEQLDKYHNEGFAIDIETLKKFTKELAGRLKQEDSEVEVSFPWFFERKGPYSDLTGMNHADATIKVLYDQATGYDITVELTGKITTLCPCSKEISEYSAHNQRGNVTMSVKLTEDFDEQQVDWKAVLLEAAESNASARIHPVLKRPDEKMVTEQAYENPRFVEDIVRLVAADLYEYDFVEAFEVSCRNEESIHLHDAVATLSYDKKQEDSAE encoded by the coding sequence ATGAACAAAACCGAATTAAACAAAAACAAGCAACTCCCTTCTAAGAAGGAACGCCATAAATTATTCGGATCAGTAGACCCAGGTCCTCGCACGAAACCAGAAGAAAAAGACAAGATGGTAGACCTGCAAAATTCTAGGGAAGATTTCTTATTCAATATCGATATGGTCGGGATTTCAAATGTAAAACACCCGATTCAAATACCTAGTCAGCTTGCCCCACAGATTCAAACGACGATCGGAACGTTTTCTTTTGGCTCTTCTATTGCTCAAGGAAGTAAAGGAACAAACATGAGCCGATTTACTGAACAGCTTGATAAATACCACAATGAGGGCTTTGCGATTGATATAGAGACACTGAAGAAGTTTACCAAAGAACTTGCAGGTCGATTAAAACAGGAAGATTCTGAAGTTGAAGTATCCTTTCCTTGGTTCTTTGAAAGAAAAGGTCCTTATTCCGACCTGACCGGCATGAACCATGCAGATGCTACGATTAAAGTGCTCTATGATCAAGCAACGGGCTATGATATTACGGTTGAACTAACAGGGAAGATTACGACACTATGCCCATGTTCTAAGGAAATCAGCGAGTACAGTGCCCATAATCAACGTGGAAATGTTACGATGAGCGTGAAATTAACAGAAGACTTTGATGAACAGCAAGTTGACTGGAAAGCAGTCTTACTTGAAGCTGCTGAAAGCAATGCAAGCGCCCGTATTCATCCTGTATTAAAACGTCCAGATGAGAAAATGGTGACAGAGCAAGCTTATGAAAACCCACGCTTCGTCGAGGACATCGTACGCTTAGTTGCTGCTGATTTATACGAATATGATTTTGTTGAAGCATTTGAAGTAAGCTGTCGTAATGAGGAGTCGATTCATTTACATGATGCTGTAGCAACTCTGAGTTATGATAAAAAACAGGAAGATTCTGCCGAGTAA
- the yidD gene encoding membrane protein insertion efficiency factor YidD: protein MKQVLIGLITFYRKFISPMTPPSCRFQPTCSEYGIESLKRFGFLKGTYLTIKRLGKCHPFHKGGFDPVPLKHDDQKDVPYR from the coding sequence ATGAAGCAAGTCTTGATTGGGCTGATTACGTTTTATCGCAAGTTTATAAGCCCTATGACCCCGCCGAGCTGCCGCTTCCAACCAACTTGTTCTGAATATGGGATAGAATCCTTAAAACGGTTTGGCTTTTTAAAAGGAACCTATTTAACGATAAAACGTCTGGGGAAGTGTCACCCCTTTCATAAGGGTGGTTTTGATCCTGTTCCCCTAAAGCACGACGACCAAAAAGATGTTCCGTACCGCTAA
- a CDS encoding HesB/YadR/YfhF family protein has protein sequence MNLHVTEAAAKWYENELDIEGETSIRFYVRYGGVGGLQPGFSLAIREDVKQEPIASTKVNQIEYFVEEDDEWYFDNLSLKVLLNEKWDEPEFEYE, from the coding sequence ATGAACTTACATGTAACAGAAGCAGCAGCTAAGTGGTATGAGAATGAATTAGATATAGAAGGTGAGACATCCATCCGCTTTTATGTACGCTATGGAGGAGTTGGCGGGTTACAACCGGGTTTCTCCCTGGCTATTCGCGAAGACGTAAAACAAGAACCTATCGCCTCAACGAAAGTGAATCAAATCGAATATTTCGTTGAAGAAGACGATGAGTGGTATTTTGATAACCTCTCATTAAAAGTACTGCTTAATGAAAAATGGGATGAACCCGAATTTGAGTATGAATGA
- a CDS encoding acyl-CoA thioesterase produces MKINETTINVRYQETDMMGVVYHANYLVWFEIGRTAFIEDLGFKYHEIEQQGVYSPVVDVTINYKKPVRYGDDVHVVTWVDDYDGLRVTYGYEVRYKEGGVAVKGTTKHVIVKQDSFRPVSIRRSFPDWHDAYIEAMESYE; encoded by the coding sequence ATGAAAATAAACGAAACAACAATTAATGTTCGCTATCAGGAAACAGATATGATGGGGGTAGTCTATCACGCCAATTATTTAGTCTGGTTTGAAATAGGTCGGACAGCCTTTATTGAGGATTTGGGATTTAAGTATCATGAAATTGAGCAGCAAGGTGTTTATTCTCCAGTCGTAGATGTGACGATCAACTATAAAAAACCCGTTCGCTATGGAGATGATGTTCATGTTGTTACATGGGTCGATGACTATGATGGACTTAGAGTTACGTATGGCTATGAAGTGAGGTATAAGGAAGGGGGAGTGGCTGTGAAAGGTACAACGAAGCATGTCATCGTTAAACAAGACAGCTTTCGGCCGGTATCCATTCGCAGAAGTTTCCCTGATTGGCATGATGCCTATATAGAGGCAATGGAGTCTTACGAATAA